The genomic window GTGACCGTCATCGACGGGTCGGCGCTCAACGCCCTCGACGGCCGGCAGACGATCGCCGTCCTCGGCGGCGTGACCGCCGAGCCCGGGGGGGACGACGCGCTGGACCCCGCGGCCACGGCACCCGCATCCAGCGATGCGATCTCGGCCGCCTACGGGGCGAGCACCGACGTCATCGCCTGGGTCGGGGACGCCCCGTACACGCTCATCACCTGGGACGAGACCGAGCAGCAGCTCGTCGCGGAGCCCGTTCGCGGCACGGCCACCGAGGTGCCCGATCTCGTGGGCAGCGACCTCTGGTACCAGGACTACCGGGGCGAGGGCGAGCTCGGCATCACGCTCAACGTGCCCGAGGACGTCTCGCTGCTCGTGGCGACCGACGGCGTGCTGCCCGCGCCGCAGGCCATCTCGGTCACCTGGCCGCTGGAGAGCGACTCCCCGTACAGCACCCCGCTCCTGCTCGGCGGCTTCGCCGCGCTGCTGCTCGGACTCATCGCCCTCATCTGGGCGCTGCTCCATCTGCGCAAGCAGCGCGGGCCGCGCCGCAAGAACCCCAGCCAGCCGAAGATGCCCCGCGTGCCGCGCCCCTCGCGCTACCGCGCCGTCTCCTCGAGCTCGCTCGTCGGTCGCCCCAAGGGCCGCCGTGCCGTGCGCAGCATCGCGCTGCTGCCCGTCGCTCTCGCCGGGACGCTCGTGCTCGGCGCCTGCACCGCACCGGGTGCCGGCCCCGCCCCCTCGCCCGAGCCCTCGGCGTCGGCCGCGGAGGCGGTCGAGGAGCTGCCGCCCGTCGCCGTGACGGCGAGCCAGGGCGAGCGCATCGTCTCGCGCGTGCTCACGGCCGTCGCCGACGCCGATGAGGCGCGCGACGGCGAGCTCGCGGCGACGCGCCTGGCGGGCCCCGCCCTGCTGCTGCGCCAGACCAACTACGCCGCGGTGGCCGCGAACGCCGAGCTGCCGCTCATCGCCGCGATCCCCTCCGGCTCGGTCGACGTGCTGCTGCCCCAGCAGACCGACACCTGGCCGCGGCGCATCCTCGCGGTGGTGTCGAACCCGGAGGACACGGCGGTGCCGCCGACCGCGCTCGTCCTCATCCAGGAGAGCCCGCGCGAGGACTACAAGGCGAACTACGTGCTGACGCTCGAGCCGCAGGCTCAGGTGCCCGAGGTCGCGCCCGCGAGCCTCGGCACCCCGGCCCTGCAGCCCGACACGCCCTTCCTGCCCGTCACCCCCGCGACGGTGCTGCAGGCCTACACCGACAGCCTGCTCACCGGGGAGGCGGCCGAGGGGTACGACCTCTTCGCCATCGAGGGCGACAGCCTGCGCGCGCAGATCGGAGCGGCGGTCAAGCAGGAGCGCAGCGACGCCCTGCCCGACACCGCCTCCATCGAGTTCACCAACGCGGTGGGCGACGCCGAGATCGTGACGCTCGGCACGCTCGACTCCGGCGGCATCGTCGTCGGCTACCTCACCGAGACCGAGACCGTGCGTCCGACGCAGGACGGCGCCTCGGTCAACGCGAGCGGCGCCGTCGCCGCGCTCTCGGGGGTCGAGTCGAGCGAGGCCGGGCTCGTCGCCACCTACGGCACGCAGGTCATCTTCTCGGTGCCCTCGCTCGCCGACCCTGACGCTCCCATCGTGCTCCTGGGGTACTCCCAGGGCCTCATCGCCGCCTCGGAGGTCTCCTGATGACTGATGCGCCCTTCTCGCCCGCCGCCATGCGCGGTGCGGTCGACCTCACCTCACTCGTGCGCGCCGCCGCCGCGCCGCCGGCGTCCGCCGCGCCGCCCGCCCCCGGCGGCGGGGGGCCGGCCGCGTCCGGCGCCGCTCCGACGGGCGGGCTCGTGCGCGACGTCGACGACGTGAGCTTCGGCGAGATGCTCGAGCTCTCGTCCCAGGTGCCGGTCATCGTCGAGTTCTACGCGCAGGGCCTCGCGCCCTCGCTCGGGGCGATCATCGCCTCCTACGGCGGGCGCCTCGCTCTCGCCACGGTCGACGGCAACCGCGCCCCCCAGCTCGCCCAGGCGTTCCAGGTGCAGCAGGTGCCCGCCGTCGCCGCCGTCATCGGCGGCCGTCCGATGCAGCTCTTCGTCGGGATGCCCGCCGAGGCCGAGCTGCGCTCGGTGCTCGAGGAGGTGCTGCAGGTCGCGGCGCAGAACGGCGTCACCGGCGTGCTGGACGTCGCCTCCGGGGAGGACGCGGCGGCCCCGGTCGAGGAGCCGCTCGCCCCGCTGCACCAGGAGGCCTACGACGCGATCAGCCGCGGCGACTACGCGGCCGCCGTCGAGGCGTACCGCCAGCAGCTCGCCCAGGCCCCCCGCGACCAGGAGGCCGTCGCCGGGCTCGCGCAGGCGAGCCTGCTGCTGCGCCTCGACGGCGCGACCGCCGCCGGACTGCGCGACGCCGCGGCCGCCGGTCCGCACGACGCGGATGCCCAGCTCGCCGTCGCCGACCTCGACCTCTCCGGGGGTCACGTGGAGGACGCGTACGGGCGCCTGCTCGACGTGTTCCCGCACCTCGACGCCGAGGGGCGCACCGCGGTGCGGACGCGCCTGCTCGACTACTTCGAGATCGTCGGCGCGGAGGATCCGCGCACGATCGCCGCGCGGCGTCGGCTCACCGCGCTGCTCTACTAGGGCATCCCGCACCGACGCCGTCGACGACGAACGGGCCGCACCCTTTCAGGGATGCGGCCCGTTCGTCGTTCTCGGGGGGAGGGGGGGCTACTGCTCGAGCGTCAGCCAGAGCGCCGCGAGCGGCGGCAGCGTGAGCTCGGCCGAGGCCGGCTGGCCGCCCCACGGCACCTCCTCGCCGTGCACGACGCCGAGGTTGCCGACGCCCGATCCGCCGTACTCGTGCGCGTCGGTGTTGAGCACCTCGTTCCACCGGCCCGCGGCGGGGAGGGGGAGGCGGTACCCGCCGACCGGCTGCCCGCTGAAGTTGAAGACGCCGACGAGCGGCGTGCCGTCGGCGGCCGAGCGGCGGAACGCGATGACGTTGTTCCCCGCGTCGCCGCCCTCGAGCCACGAGAAGCCGGCCGGCGTGTTGTCCTGCTGCCACAGCGCCGGGGTGTCGCGGTAGACCGCGTTGAGGCGCGATACGAGCGAGTGCAGGCCGCGGTGCACGGGCTGGTCGAGGATCCACCAGTCGAGACCGCGCTCCTCGCTCCACTCGCTCGGCTGCCCGAACTCCTGGCCCATGAACAGCAGCTGCTTGCCCGGGTGCGCCCACATGAAGGCGAGGTAGGCGCGCAGGTTGGCGAGCTTCTTCCACTGGTCGCCGGGCATCTTGCCGAGCAGGGAGCCCTTGCCGTGCACGACCTCGTCGTGGCTGATCGGCAGCATGAAGTTCTCGCTGAACGCGTAGAGGAACGAGAAGGTGATCTCGCTGTGGTGGTGCGATCTCCACATCGGGTCGCGCTCGAAGTAGCTGAGGGTGTCGTGCATCCACCCCATGTTCCACTTCATGCCGAAGCCGAGGCCGCCCTCGCTCGTCGCCCGGGTGACGCCTGGCCATGAGGTCGACTCCTCGGCGATCATCACGATGCCCGGCACCCGCTTGTAGGCGGTCGCGGTGACCTCCTGCAGGAACGAGATGGCCTCGAGGTTCTCGCGCCCGCCGTGCTCGTTGGGCAGCCACTCGCCCTCGCTGCGCGAGTAGTCGAGGTAGAGCATGCTCGCCACGGCGTCGACCCGCAGGCCGTCGATGTGGAACTCCTCGAGCCAGTACACGGCGTTCGCGACGAGGAAGTTGCGCACCTGGCTGCGGCCGAAGTCGAAGACGTAGGTGCCCCAGTCGGGCTGCTCGCCGCGACGGGGGTCGGGATGCTCGTACACGGCCACCCCGTCGAACCGGCCGAGCGCCCACTCGTCCTTCGGGAAGTGCGCCGGCACCCAGTCCATGATCACGCCGATGCCCGCCTGGTGGAGGCGGTCGATGAGGTAGCGCAGGTCGTCGGGCGTGCCGAAGCGGGAGGTCGGCGCGAAGTAGCCCGTGACCTGGTAGCCCCACGAGGGGCCGTAGGGATGCTCGGCGAGCGGCATGAACTCGATGTGGGTGAAGCCGAGCTGGGTCACGTACTCGATGAGCGGATCGGCGAGGTCGCGGTATCCGAGCCCCGGTCGCCAGGAGCCGAGGTGCATCTCGTACACGCTCATGGCGCTGTCGTGCGGGTCGGTGCCCGCGCGGCGGGCCATCCATTCGCCGTCGCCCCAGGCGTAGGGGGCGTCGTCGGCGACGATCGAGGCGGTGGCGGGCGGCAGCTCGGCGCGGCGGGCCATGGGGTCGGCGCGCGTCACCCACTCGCCGGAGGGGGTCATGATCTCGAACTTGTAGGTGCTGCCGGGGGCGAGTCCGGGCACGAAGAGCTCCCAGACGCCGTTGTCGTCGAGTCGGCGCATGGCGTGCTGGGGGCCGTACCAGCCGTTGAGGTCGCCGACGACGCGCACGGCCTGCGCGTTCGGCGCCCAGACGGCGAAGCTCGTTCCCTCGACGCCCTCGTGCGGGCGGTGGTGGGCGCCGAGCACGTGCCACAGCTGCTCGTGGCGGCCCTCGCCCCACAGGTAGAGGTCGATCTCGCCGACGCTCGGCACGAAGCGGTACGGGTCGTCGGCCGTCCAGTCGGGGCCGCCGTCGTAGCTCGCGACGACCGTGTAGGCCTGGCCCTCGGCGGGACCGCCGGGCAGGATGCCGTGCCAGAGCCCGTCGGCGTCGTGCTCGAGCGGCACGCGGCTGCCGTCGGCGCGCACGATCGTCACGGAGGCGGCGAGCGGGCGCAGCACGCGCACCACCCAGCCGTCGTCGAGCGGATGCTGCCCCAGGGCGTCGTGCGGCCGCGGGTGGCGCCCCTCGACGAGGGCGCGCCGGTGCTCGGCGTGCAGCGTCGGGATCGCCTCGGGAGCGGGGGTCGTGCGCGTCGGATCGGCCATCAGATGCCCTTCGGGTACTCGATGCGGAGGATGTGCACGGGCTCGGTGAACGCGTCGAGGCGCACGTAGTTGTGCTCGCCCCAGCGGTAGTGTTCCCCGGTGATGAGGTCCTTCACGTCGAAGGTCGCTCCCTCGGGCAGGCCGAGCGCGGCGAGGTCGAGGTGCACCGTCGTCTCGCGCACCGAGTGCGGGTCGACGTTGGCGACGACGATGATGCCGTCGGTGCGACCCGAGCGCACGAAGCGCCCGGGGGTCACCTTCGAGTAGACGAGCACGGCGTCGTCGTCGCTCCAGTGCACCCGCAGGTTGCGCAGCTGGCGCAGCGCCGGGTGCTGCGAGCGGATGGTGTTGAGCGTCGTCAGGTACGGCGCGATCGAGCGGGCCTGGGTCGCGGCCGAGGCCCAGTCGCGCGCCTTGTACTCGTACTTCTCGTTGTCGATGTTCTCCTCGCTGCCGGGGCGCGCGACGTTCTCGATGAGCTCGTAGCCGGCGTACACCCCCCAGGTCGGGCTCGCCGTCGCGGCGATCGCGGCGCGCACCTTGTAGGCGGGAACGCCGCCGAACTGCAGGTACTCGGTGAGGATGTCGGGGGTGTTGACGAACAGGTTCGGTCGGAACCAGGCGCTCGTCTCCTGCGACAGCTCGGTGAGGTACTCCTCGAGCTCGACCTTCGTGTTGCGCCAGGTGAAGTACGTGTACGACTGCTGGAACCCGGCACCGGCCAGCGACTGCATCATCGCGGGGCGGGTGAAGGCCTCGGCGAGGAACACGACGTCGGGCCGCTCGAGCGCGATCTCGTGCAGCAGCCACTCCCAGAAGTCGAGCGGCTTGGTGTGCGGGTTGTCGACGCGGAAGATCGTCACGCCCTGCGCGATCCAGTGCCGCACGATGCGCAGCACCTCGGCGCGGATCCCCTGCGGGTCGTTGTCGAAGTTCACCGGGTAGATGTCCTGGTACTTCTTCGGCGGGTTCTCCGCGTAGGCGATCGAGCCGTCGGGCAGCGTCGTGAACCATTCGGGATGCTCGCTCACCCACGGGTGATCGGGCGCGCACTGCAGCGCGAGGTCGATGGCCACCTCGATGCCGAGCTTCTTCGCCGCGCCGACGAAGGTGCGGAAGTCGTCGAGCGTGCCGAGGTCGGGGTGGATCGCGTCGTGCCCGCCCTCGCTCGAGCCGATCGCCCAGGGGCTGCCGGGATCGTTCGGGCCCGGGGTGAGGGTGTTGTTCGGCCCCTTGCGGTTCACGCGCCCGATCGGGTGGATGGGCGGCAGGTAGAGCACGTCGAAGCCCATCTGCGCGACCGCCGGCAGGCGCCGGGCCGCGGTCGTGAAGGTGCCGCTGGCCCACGAGCCGTCCTTGCGCTGCACGGCGCCCTCGCTGCGGGGGAAGAACTCGTACCAGCTGCCGACGCCGGCCCGGGCGCGCTCGACCCGGATGGCGAGCTGCTCGCTCTCGGTCTCCAGGCTGGTGAGGCGGTGCCGCGAGAGCGCGGCGGTCACCCGGGGGTCGTTCGCCGCGCCGAGGCGGGCCGCGGGGGTGCTCTTCGCCTTCATGATGGCGGTGCGGGCATCCCGCAGCACCTTCTGGTCGGGCGTGCCCTTCGCGAGCGCGGCGGCGCGCTCGAGCAGCTGCGCGCCGGCGAGGAGCATGACCTCGACGTCGACGTCGGCCTCGATCTTGACGGTCGCGTTGTGGTGCCAGGTCGCCCAGTCGTCGGTGTACGCGAGCACGTGCCAGTGCCAGGTGCCCTCGGCGTCGAGCTGCGCCTGGGCGTGCCAGCGGTCGCTGCCCTTCGCGCCGGGGGAGAGGGGGATGCTCTGCCGCGCGCCGTCCGGAGCGACGAGCACGAGGTCGGCCCCGAGCTTGTCGTGGCCCTCGCGGAACACCGTCGCGGCGAAGGGGACGACCTCGCCGACGACGGCCTTGCTCGGCCAGCGGTCCTCCGGCTGACGGGGGGAGAGGTGGCGGATCGGGATGCGGCCGATGCGCGCGGTGTAGGGCGCGGGCTCGGCCGCCGGGGCGGGGGTCGGAGCGGGGGCCGGGGCCGGGGCCGCGGGCGCTGCGGCGGGCGGAGCCGCTGGCGCGGCTGCGGCCGGCGGTGCTGCCGCGGGGGTCGCGCGCGGGGTGGTCGTCGACGTCGGACGGGGCGAGGGCTTCGGTTTCTGTGCCACGTCTCGACCGTACTCCCCGGCCCGGTCGAGTTGGCGCCCGACATTGCGCCGGTTCCCAGCGGACGCCGCGCGGCGGGGTGAATCGATTTCAGGAAAACGGAATGTCTGTCGGCATTAGGGGGGACAAAATGTACCCCGGCCGGGGTACGCGAATAGGGGTCATCTCCGTGCGGGCGGGGTTGCGAGGTCGTACAGTCGTAGACGAGGGAGCACGAATCGCCCGGAACACCCGGTCCCGGCGGATTCTCCCCCCGAACGAGCACGACACCACCCGAAGGTGTTCGTGAATCAGGATCGAGCCCCGTGTCCCCCGCACGGCGTGCTCGATCCTGCTCGTCGTTAACGAGGCGATCGACCGGTCGGGGCCGTCCGAGCGGCCCCGACCGCGATCGACCTCCCCGCCCCGCCGGAGCACCCGCGGAGGCGTCGTTCTGGAACCGTTCTCCGGCCCCGATGTGGAACCTCGGGAACGGGGAGCGGTCGCCTAGGCTGTCTCCTCGTGGGCGTAGCCCGACCCGATCCGCGCGACCCGGTCCGCATGAGGAGTGATGAGCTGTGAAGGCGATCCGCCGATTCACCGTCCGAACCGTTCTGCCCGAGCGCCTCGCCGCTGTCGGCGACCTGGCCGCGAACCTGCGCTGGTCGTGGCACGAGCCGACCCGTCGACTCTTCGAGCGCGTCGACCCCGTGCGGTGGGAGGCCCTCGGCCACGACCCCATCGCCCTCCTCGGCGAGGTCGACCCCGCCCGCCTCGAGCAGCTCGCCGCCGATGAGCACTTCGTCGCCGACGCCGAGGCACTGCGCGCCGATCTGCACGCCTACCTCGCCGAGCCCCGGTGGTACCAGGGGCTCGAGAACGCTCCGGCGCGCATCGCCTACTTCTCGCCCGAGTTCGGCATCGCGAGCGCGATCCCGCAGTACTCGGGCGGTCTGGGCATCCTCGCCGGCGACCACCTGAAGAGCGCATCCGATCTCGGCGTGCCCCTCATCGGCGTCGGCCTCTTCTACCGGGCCGGCTACTTCCGCCAGGCGATCGACCGCGACGGCTGGCAGAAGGAGACCTACCCCCTCATCGACCCCGACGGCCTGCCCATGCAGATGCTGCGCGAGCACGACGGCACCGCCGTGCGCATCACCCTCGCGCTGCCGGGCGGCGACGCCATGCACGCCCGGGTCTGGCAGATGGCCGTCGGCCGGGTCGTGCTGCTGCTGCTCGACACCGACATCCCCGAGAAC from Microcella daejeonensis includes these protein-coding regions:
- a CDS encoding tetratricopeptide repeat protein yields the protein MTDAPFSPAAMRGAVDLTSLVRAAAAPPASAAPPAPGGGGPAASGAAPTGGLVRDVDDVSFGEMLELSSQVPVIVEFYAQGLAPSLGAIIASYGGRLALATVDGNRAPQLAQAFQVQQVPAVAAVIGGRPMQLFVGMPAEAELRSVLEEVLQVAAQNGVTGVLDVASGEDAAAPVEEPLAPLHQEAYDAISRGDYAAAVEAYRQQLAQAPRDQEAVAGLAQASLLLRLDGATAAGLRDAAAAGPHDADAQLAVADLDLSGGHVEDAYGRLLDVFPHLDAEGRTAVRTRLLDYFEIVGAEDPRTIAARRRLTALLY
- the glgB gene encoding 1,4-alpha-glucan branching protein GlgB, whose translation is MADPTRTTPAPEAIPTLHAEHRRALVEGRHPRPHDALGQHPLDDGWVVRVLRPLAASVTIVRADGSRVPLEHDADGLWHGILPGGPAEGQAYTVVASYDGGPDWTADDPYRFVPSVGEIDLYLWGEGRHEQLWHVLGAHHRPHEGVEGTSFAVWAPNAQAVRVVGDLNGWYGPQHAMRRLDDNGVWELFVPGLAPGSTYKFEIMTPSGEWVTRADPMARRAELPPATASIVADDAPYAWGDGEWMARRAGTDPHDSAMSVYEMHLGSWRPGLGYRDLADPLIEYVTQLGFTHIEFMPLAEHPYGPSWGYQVTGYFAPTSRFGTPDDLRYLIDRLHQAGIGVIMDWVPAHFPKDEWALGRFDGVAVYEHPDPRRGEQPDWGTYVFDFGRSQVRNFLVANAVYWLEEFHIDGLRVDAVASMLYLDYSRSEGEWLPNEHGGRENLEAISFLQEVTATAYKRVPGIVMIAEESTSWPGVTRATSEGGLGFGMKWNMGWMHDTLSYFERDPMWRSHHHSEITFSFLYAFSENFMLPISHDEVVHGKGSLLGKMPGDQWKKLANLRAYLAFMWAHPGKQLLFMGQEFGQPSEWSEERGLDWWILDQPVHRGLHSLVSRLNAVYRDTPALWQQDNTPAGFSWLEGGDAGNNVIAFRRSAADGTPLVGVFNFSGQPVGGYRLPLPAAGRWNEVLNTDAHEYGGSGVGNLGVVHGEEVPWGGQPASAELTLPPLAALWLTLEQ
- a CDS encoding alpha-1,4-glucan--maltose-1-phosphate maltosyltransferase — protein: MAQKPKPSPRPTSTTTPRATPAAAPPAAAAPAAPPAAAPAAPAPAPAPTPAPAAEPAPYTARIGRIPIRHLSPRQPEDRWPSKAVVGEVVPFAATVFREGHDKLGADLVLVAPDGARQSIPLSPGAKGSDRWHAQAQLDAEGTWHWHVLAYTDDWATWHHNATVKIEADVDVEVMLLAGAQLLERAAALAKGTPDQKVLRDARTAIMKAKSTPAARLGAANDPRVTAALSRHRLTSLETESEQLAIRVERARAGVGSWYEFFPRSEGAVQRKDGSWASGTFTTAARRLPAVAQMGFDVLYLPPIHPIGRVNRKGPNNTLTPGPNDPGSPWAIGSSEGGHDAIHPDLGTLDDFRTFVGAAKKLGIEVAIDLALQCAPDHPWVSEHPEWFTTLPDGSIAYAENPPKKYQDIYPVNFDNDPQGIRAEVLRIVRHWIAQGVTIFRVDNPHTKPLDFWEWLLHEIALERPDVVFLAEAFTRPAMMQSLAGAGFQQSYTYFTWRNTKVELEEYLTELSQETSAWFRPNLFVNTPDILTEYLQFGGVPAYKVRAAIAATASPTWGVYAGYELIENVARPGSEENIDNEKYEYKARDWASAATQARSIAPYLTTLNTIRSQHPALRQLRNLRVHWSDDDAVLVYSKVTPGRFVRSGRTDGIIVVANVDPHSVRETTVHLDLAALGLPEGATFDVKDLITGEHYRWGEHNYVRLDAFTEPVHILRIEYPKGI